The Verrucomicrobium spinosum DSM 4136 = JCM 18804 genome includes a region encoding these proteins:
- the vccA gene encoding Verru_Chthon cassette protein A yields the protein MSNYPRNKRSSRWIRRQAGMALVLVLVIVTLLMGLVLAMLSMGSSESRASAGFSQIVQVRQLTDMPVSIVMGQIRQATTELGMAKTWASQPGMIRVFGNQAGSIPGRSDLQSVWRLYSAEKMVQAGDTFDALKEVESLAQWRELPAQFVDLNEPVAKLSGSGTVEYRYPIVDHSLLGGVGDPAVSKMDGFSLSASASVPGVTPQQPLPMPVRWLYVLQDGRIVVPAEGEGGKAVFNAAEVTASNPIVSRIAFWTDDESCKVNINTAGEGTGWDVPRSSSWSDRNFAYFPPAQNEFQRYPGHPAMTSLGVVFQAFDESYEYQYPQVIASGMVANKESYTAWLGKLYALTPRLQLGAPGEGSRGGTEEPKSATGIPFKRERLFSTVDEFFYGSTLDSQGVRQPNAAGGVIDSGELEASRFFLTAHSRAPEVNLYNRPRISLWPVQADKAKRTAKDNLLNFCASMAGKEGGFQRASTWENHTDKQGSSQSQTADFQIARNQEQLSYLQRLTKKAAPGFGSATFDDKYGSLNRNQILLNMFDFIRWGVNAYNPYETPKYHYLPPRAYTKLNPEFLAESTAVPVTASGTPTEAYPQTLKAFGQYPSIVEAAVVFMATQAEMVDDGTGTGGKIPKDVAAPLDVSDKTTSVMAFLVLQPFIPTVGMPPRSPNVRYRVLGLERWKVNGKDLGFHASPVNRVWVPAGDTGDGGHATAYTSLNSQFFKARKGSKPEDVMKNVVPGGVGADETNSFPFASREVDVSTDDALQFEGGPLSIEIHTGAGPAGSFSAATLVQTVRLDFPSAGPWPMPTVRMKASMTSNADWATATQRMSLQNRLHTRDILNNIICYGDTVRSVISGSSSPIKGDYRLLCALKEVPKEYFSPHEDYADSAVEEAQSLRHAGTTFDGHYGRSHDVNYYTHGRQHAWKIAGYEIGPRRQVLKSYGLLRDVKYWQDCQPATPGKLDGAYNVDGKPGDWDTGTGRTEDGPYINKIDDAGVTGNTTKVQNGYFSRNGFTEETTGRFYSPNRQICSAVAFGSLPSVIHADPPGGIPAPAPWQTLLFCPNPPSRETPSLEEPKPGDHFGFRPPHDHLLLDFFWMPVVEPYAISEPGSTAGKINLNSQIMPFSYIERNTGLHAVLRSSRISALPAEIAWAKDATASGANGTQKRECYKSSDNWLKFETVYEVNARETMKGIRSRFAKGDIFRSASEICDIFLVPQPFADRTYYTRPGGPPSSSPNYESMVAWWNGNLNTQMDGFELTGDNMRESPYNQLYPRLTTKSNTYTVHYRVQTLKKARSSAAATWDEAVDFVSAEQRGSVLLERYLDPNNEKLPDFIKDELPEQALDDYYGFRVISKKTFAP from the coding sequence ATGAGCAACTATCCCAGAAACAAGCGGTCGTCCAGATGGATCCGCCGCCAGGCCGGCATGGCGTTGGTGTTGGTGCTGGTCATTGTCACGCTGCTGATGGGGCTTGTGCTGGCGATGTTGTCCATGGGCTCGTCAGAATCCAGGGCGTCGGCTGGCTTCAGCCAGATTGTCCAGGTGCGTCAGCTCACAGACATGCCGGTCAGTATCGTCATGGGCCAGATCAGGCAGGCCACGACGGAGTTGGGCATGGCCAAGACCTGGGCGTCCCAGCCGGGAATGATCCGTGTCTTCGGGAACCAGGCGGGCTCCATCCCTGGACGGTCCGATCTGCAATCTGTGTGGCGGTTGTACTCGGCAGAGAAAATGGTTCAAGCGGGTGACACCTTCGATGCTCTTAAAGAGGTCGAGAGTCTGGCTCAGTGGAGGGAACTGCCTGCCCAGTTCGTTGATCTCAATGAGCCGGTGGCTAAACTCAGCGGGAGCGGGACGGTGGAATACCGCTACCCCATCGTCGATCACAGCTTGCTGGGCGGGGTGGGGGATCCGGCCGTCAGCAAGATGGATGGCTTTAGCCTTTCCGCGTCTGCGTCAGTGCCGGGGGTGACTCCGCAGCAGCCTCTTCCCATGCCCGTGCGCTGGCTCTATGTGCTGCAGGACGGGCGCATCGTGGTGCCCGCTGAAGGAGAGGGGGGCAAGGCGGTCTTCAATGCCGCGGAAGTTACGGCCAGCAATCCCATAGTCAGCCGGATTGCGTTTTGGACTGATGATGAAAGCTGCAAGGTCAACATCAACACGGCGGGCGAAGGGACGGGTTGGGACGTGCCTCGATCCTCAAGCTGGTCGGATCGGAATTTTGCCTACTTCCCTCCTGCGCAAAATGAGTTTCAGAGATATCCCGGCCATCCAGCCATGACGAGTCTGGGGGTGGTTTTCCAGGCGTTTGACGAGTCTTATGAGTATCAGTATCCCCAGGTCATCGCTTCCGGGATGGTGGCCAACAAGGAGAGCTACACAGCATGGCTGGGGAAGCTCTACGCTTTGACTCCCAGACTTCAGCTTGGCGCCCCCGGCGAGGGCTCCCGCGGGGGCACGGAGGAGCCTAAATCTGCGACAGGCATTCCGTTTAAGCGCGAGAGACTCTTCAGCACGGTGGATGAATTCTTCTACGGATCAACGCTCGACAGTCAGGGGGTGAGGCAACCCAATGCAGCCGGGGGCGTTATTGACAGTGGTGAGCTGGAGGCCAGTCGTTTCTTCCTCACAGCCCACAGCCGTGCCCCGGAGGTCAATCTCTACAACCGCCCGCGCATCTCCCTGTGGCCCGTGCAGGCGGACAAGGCCAAGCGCACGGCCAAAGACAATTTGCTCAACTTTTGTGCCAGCATGGCTGGCAAAGAAGGTGGCTTCCAGAGAGCGTCCACGTGGGAGAACCATACAGACAAACAAGGATCGTCCCAAAGTCAGACAGCAGACTTTCAAATTGCCCGGAACCAGGAACAGCTCAGTTATCTGCAACGACTGACCAAGAAAGCTGCGCCGGGATTTGGCAGTGCCACGTTTGACGACAAGTATGGCAGCCTGAACCGCAACCAGATCTTGTTGAACATGTTCGACTTCATCCGGTGGGGGGTGAATGCGTACAACCCTTACGAAACACCCAAATACCACTACCTGCCGCCCCGGGCCTACACGAAGCTCAATCCTGAGTTTCTGGCTGAATCGACAGCGGTGCCGGTGACCGCGAGTGGTACTCCTACGGAAGCCTATCCACAAACGCTCAAGGCATTCGGTCAGTATCCTTCAATTGTAGAGGCGGCCGTGGTTTTCATGGCTACGCAAGCGGAGATGGTCGATGACGGGACGGGGACTGGCGGCAAAATACCCAAGGATGTGGCGGCTCCCTTGGACGTGTCTGACAAAACCACAAGCGTGATGGCGTTTCTTGTCCTGCAGCCTTTCATCCCTACGGTGGGCATGCCTCCGCGTAGCCCCAATGTGCGCTATCGGGTGCTGGGATTGGAGAGATGGAAGGTGAATGGCAAGGATCTTGGCTTTCACGCCAGTCCTGTAAACCGGGTCTGGGTGCCGGCAGGTGATACTGGCGACGGCGGACATGCCACAGCTTACACTTCGCTCAACTCGCAATTCTTCAAGGCTCGTAAGGGAAGTAAACCCGAAGACGTCATGAAGAACGTTGTCCCGGGCGGAGTGGGGGCCGACGAGACCAACTCTTTCCCGTTCGCCAGCAGGGAGGTGGACGTCTCCACTGACGATGCCCTCCAATTTGAGGGAGGACCCCTCTCCATTGAGATTCACACAGGTGCGGGCCCTGCGGGGTCGTTCAGTGCAGCCACCCTGGTGCAGACTGTCAGACTGGACTTTCCCTCCGCCGGACCGTGGCCCATGCCGACGGTGCGAATGAAGGCCAGCATGACCTCCAACGCCGACTGGGCCACGGCCACCCAGAGGATGAGCCTGCAGAATCGGTTGCATACTAGAGACATCCTCAACAACATCATCTGCTACGGGGACACGGTGCGTTCGGTCATCTCAGGCTCGTCCAGCCCGATTAAAGGAGACTACCGCCTGCTCTGCGCCCTCAAAGAGGTGCCGAAGGAGTACTTCTCTCCCCACGAAGACTACGCCGATTCTGCGGTGGAAGAGGCGCAGTCCCTGAGGCACGCCGGGACAACCTTCGATGGCCACTACGGTCGCAGCCACGACGTGAATTACTACACTCATGGGAGGCAGCATGCGTGGAAGATAGCAGGGTATGAGATAGGACCCCGCAGACAGGTGTTGAAGTCCTATGGTCTGCTCCGGGATGTCAAGTACTGGCAGGACTGCCAACCTGCGACTCCTGGAAAGCTGGACGGCGCGTACAATGTGGATGGAAAGCCAGGGGATTGGGACACGGGCACTGGAAGGACCGAGGATGGCCCGTACATCAACAAGATCGATGACGCTGGGGTCACGGGGAATACTACAAAGGTTCAAAATGGTTATTTCTCAAGGAATGGCTTTACGGAGGAAACAACGGGTCGGTTTTACTCTCCCAACCGCCAGATCTGCTCGGCGGTAGCCTTCGGCTCGCTCCCTTCTGTGATCCATGCCGATCCTCCGGGGGGCATCCCTGCCCCCGCACCCTGGCAGACGCTGCTTTTCTGCCCCAATCCGCCTTCTCGCGAGACTCCCTCTCTTGAGGAGCCGAAGCCAGGGGACCACTTTGGATTCCGCCCCCCCCATGACCACCTTCTTCTCGACTTCTTCTGGATGCCTGTGGTGGAGCCTTATGCCATCAGCGAGCCGGGATCCACGGCGGGCAAGATCAATCTGAATAGTCAGATCATGCCATTCTCTTATATTGAGAGAAACACTGGCCTCCATGCCGTGTTGCGCAGTTCACGAATCTCGGCGCTTCCTGCCGAGATCGCTTGGGCAAAAGATGCCACGGCATCTGGTGCCAATGGGACACAGAAGAGGGAGTGTTACAAATCATCCGACAACTGGTTGAAGTTCGAAACCGTGTATGAGGTCAACGCCAGGGAGACGATGAAAGGGATCCGAAGCCGCTTTGCGAAGGGGGACATTTTCAGGAGTGCGTCGGAGATCTGTGACATCTTCCTTGTGCCCCAGCCATTCGCGGACCGCACCTACTACACGCGCCCCGGAGGTCCGCCCAGCTCATCTCCCAACTACGAGTCCATGGTGGCCTGGTGGAACGGTAACCTTAACACCCAGATGGACGGTTTCGAGCTGACGGGAGACAATATGCGCGAGTCGCCCTACAACCAGCTTTACCCGCGGCTGACCACCAAGTCGAACACCTACACGGTGCACTACCGGGTGCAGACATTGAAGAAAGCCCGTTCCAGCGCTGCGGCCACCTGGGATGAGGCGGTGGATTTTGTTTCCGCGGAACAGCGAGGCTCTGTGCTTCTGGAGCGGTATCTTGATCCTAATAACGAGAAACTGCCAGACTTCATCAAGGATGAGCTTCCTGAACAAGCGCTGGATGATTATTACGGCTTCCGTGTTATTTCAAAGAAGACCTTCGCTCCCTGA
- a CDS encoding beta strand repeat-containing protein has translation MIRDFNWYKHLSRGCGVIAAFCMALPSAHGDTIIKADNADALNLGTSWSGGLVPGTNDVAQWDSSVTGVNTVNLGADAGWRGLSVLNPGGAVEISGANTLTLGASGIDMSSAAVDLTLSSGLSLLGNTQQSWKVAAGRTLNLHTGVFTRNTGAVLNVQGDGTVSTTNILNGATGIIGAWATIGTGASTRYATVNSGNIIAYTGTAAATAANVTSTAGTENYELAAAGAFGAGASFNTLRYTGATGTVTNPTTTNGIMNVGGGTLTMANTVNVGSTNELVVNTANGNVTVTYNISNKAGDTSRLIKTGAGTLTMSIPTGGGPATSAIYSGGTHLLEGTIEVTTSRGLGDATTATVFVAEGTTLKLIGGLNLTVGDISGSGTINVMLGAGGATTTFTRSNLSGFTGILNIGDGTAGGKFQLSATTGGTSASAINVAQNGTLYVSGGITVNRALTLGGGDTGESLGQLRLENNSIYAGNITLAGDISGAGDGFFNGGFITGNIGESGGVRTLSKITSGTLTLSGANTYSGATSVLGGTLALTANLGNAGGASDVLGISSNAASNLLLANGTTLSWTGTSAASTDRLFTINGSAVGHGATISANGTTTAAILTFTNTGSLAYGAADQTRTLTLRGTNTGNNTLAVAILDNGTGLVGVTKLDSGTWVLTGNSSYKGITLLTAGTLSVSTSANLGDASNTFTFDGGTLRVTGTGLADLASRTVSYGTNKLVAIEVVDSSHTFTFSQALTQGSGGFTKSGAGRVDLTNSGNNYTGVTDIADGTLRLRGAGLLSASSALRLSGANAILDLNGTNQTVKGFSGTSSSTAKIVNNSGSGTSTITIGTGAANGTYAGQILDNDGVSTGGKVAVIHDAAGITTQLTPTVSNTYSGGTTVKQGTLQGNDVTAYSGATTTAAINPFGSGKITLAGGTLNLRMGAGADTTAQILTLGNDMDVTAASTLNYTRQGGTTANKTLAFGHLNLGAFTLTTVGGNGYVVSFSSATLTGNGTIGGNSQAPMILGAIGESGGSYSLTLNKTGGGAGTPITLTSASTYTGGTNLTGVAVTLQDKAAFGTGTVNAGGGTATLLASKALTGSDKIANNFTNTAGTFAIGGSNDMEFSGTWNTASNRTTNVTNTAKTIFSGAGSSVGILGVSTGTGSIELATDVSAVQINGTGGTINATGGAKLKMNANAGDIGTSGVLTINAEIANGTSNSIDFWNSGGGTVILRGANTWTGVTNIQGAIVDVVSLNSVVGGTASSSLGAPVSVSAGTISIGSATLNTTLKYSGTGETTDRVVNLLLGNATIEHAGTGLLKFTSGFTATGGGEKTFTLSGSSTGVGEIAGAIVDNSTINKTNVNVTGLATWVLSGNNSYTGTTTVSGRMLQVGRLGFGGRTGSGAVTIQSGGAISGTGLVNGATFTAESGSTIYAGDGTAQSDYGTLSFEAKTGPGYFDFKSGSKVILGINPGGLGDMLDFSSVSDGTLIFDGDLTVTAESYLPAAETTFDLLDWTGMSTTTFNSRYYAASYSGFLFGNGDDNLGFDLPDIAGSGYAWDISQFAIDGTISAVAIPEPSRALLLLLGMLAFAVKRRR, from the coding sequence ATGATCCGCGATTTCAACTGGTACAAACATCTCTCTCGGGGCTGCGGTGTGATCGCAGCCTTCTGCATGGCATTGCCTTCGGCCCATGGTGATACGATCATAAAGGCCGACAATGCCGACGCGTTAAATCTTGGAACAAGCTGGAGCGGGGGGCTTGTACCGGGGACCAATGATGTCGCCCAGTGGGACAGCAGCGTCACGGGCGTCAATACCGTGAACCTTGGGGCAGACGCAGGCTGGCGGGGGCTGTCCGTGCTCAATCCTGGAGGAGCCGTTGAAATAAGCGGTGCCAACACCCTGACGCTGGGAGCTTCCGGCATCGACATGAGCAGTGCCGCCGTTGATCTCACCCTCAGTTCGGGGCTCTCGCTGTTGGGCAACACCCAGCAATCTTGGAAAGTGGCGGCGGGCAGGACCCTTAACCTGCATACCGGCGTCTTCACTCGCAACACGGGCGCGGTCTTGAATGTACAGGGTGACGGTACCGTCTCGACAACCAACATTCTGAATGGTGCCACGGGCATCATCGGGGCATGGGCCACCATCGGCACAGGCGCATCCACCCGCTATGCGACCGTCAACAGCGGAAACATCATCGCATACACAGGAACGGCGGCAGCAACGGCCGCCAACGTCACCAGCACTGCCGGCACGGAAAACTACGAACTGGCCGCAGCGGGAGCATTCGGGGCGGGGGCCTCCTTCAACACCCTGCGCTACACTGGCGCTACGGGCACCGTCACGAACCCAACTACGACCAATGGGATTATGAACGTGGGCGGCGGCACCCTGACGATGGCGAACACCGTCAACGTCGGCTCCACCAATGAACTGGTGGTCAATACGGCCAACGGCAATGTCACGGTGACCTACAACATCAGCAACAAGGCTGGAGACACTTCGCGCCTGATCAAAACCGGAGCGGGCACGCTTACCATGTCCATCCCCACGGGGGGCGGTCCCGCCACCTCCGCCATTTACAGCGGCGGCACTCACCTTTTGGAAGGGACGATTGAGGTCACCACGTCACGAGGCCTGGGCGACGCCACCACCGCCACTGTATTCGTGGCAGAGGGGACCACGCTGAAGCTCATTGGCGGCCTCAATCTCACCGTGGGGGACATTAGCGGCTCAGGGACGATCAACGTCATGCTAGGGGCCGGCGGTGCCACCACCACCTTTACCAGAAGCAATCTGAGCGGATTCACCGGCATTCTGAACATTGGTGATGGCACCGCAGGGGGCAAATTTCAGCTTAGTGCGACTACCGGCGGCACCTCAGCTTCAGCGATCAACGTCGCCCAGAATGGGACCCTCTACGTAAGCGGCGGCATCACGGTGAACAGGGCGCTCACGCTCGGCGGTGGTGATACCGGAGAGTCGCTTGGGCAACTGCGCCTGGAAAACAACAGCATCTACGCCGGAAACATCACGCTGGCCGGAGACATCTCCGGAGCAGGCGACGGGTTCTTCAACGGCGGCTTCATCACGGGGAACATTGGCGAGTCCGGCGGGGTGCGCACGCTTTCGAAGATAACAAGCGGAACGCTAACCCTCAGTGGTGCCAACACGTACAGCGGTGCCACATCGGTCCTCGGCGGCACCCTGGCCCTCACCGCCAACCTGGGCAATGCGGGTGGAGCCAGCGATGTGCTGGGCATCTCCTCCAACGCAGCCTCTAACCTTCTGCTTGCCAATGGTACGACTCTGAGCTGGACCGGCACATCCGCGGCCAGCACAGACCGCTTGTTCACCATCAACGGCAGCGCTGTCGGACACGGGGCCACAATCTCGGCCAACGGCACCACCACCGCAGCAATCCTCACGTTCACCAACACGGGCTCTCTTGCCTATGGAGCGGCCGACCAAACCCGCACGCTGACACTGCGGGGCACCAACACCGGCAACAATACGCTGGCCGTGGCGATCCTGGACAACGGCACTGGGCTGGTAGGCGTGACCAAGCTGGACTCTGGCACCTGGGTGCTGACCGGCAACAGCAGCTACAAAGGCATCACCCTTCTCACCGCAGGAACGCTCAGCGTTTCTACAAGTGCCAACCTGGGGGATGCCAGCAACACTTTCACGTTTGATGGAGGCACACTGCGGGTCACGGGAACCGGGCTGGCGGATCTCGCCAGCCGCACGGTCAGCTACGGCACAAACAAGCTGGTCGCGATAGAGGTCGTCGATAGCTCCCACACCTTCACCTTCAGCCAGGCACTGACACAGGGCTCCGGTGGCTTTACCAAATCAGGAGCCGGACGCGTGGATCTCACGAACTCAGGAAATAACTACACCGGGGTCACGGACATTGCGGACGGCACGCTCCGCCTCAGAGGTGCCGGGCTCCTCAGCGCGAGCAGTGCCCTGCGGCTGAGCGGAGCGAATGCCATCCTCGACCTGAATGGGACGAACCAGACAGTAAAAGGCTTTTCCGGCACAAGCAGCAGCACGGCGAAGATTGTGAACAATTCCGGCAGCGGCACCTCCACCATCACCATCGGCACCGGGGCGGCGAACGGAACTTATGCGGGGCAGATATTGGATAACGACGGAGTCAGCACTGGCGGCAAGGTCGCCGTCATTCACGATGCGGCGGGCATCACCACCCAACTCACCCCTACCGTCTCCAACACTTACAGCGGCGGCACCACCGTGAAGCAAGGCACGCTCCAGGGCAATGACGTGACCGCCTACAGCGGCGCTACGACGACCGCAGCGATCAACCCCTTTGGCTCTGGCAAAATCACTCTGGCAGGAGGGACGCTGAACCTTCGCATGGGCGCGGGTGCGGATACCACGGCTCAAATCCTCACCTTGGGAAATGACATGGACGTCACAGCCGCCTCCACGCTGAATTACACCAGGCAAGGTGGCACCACTGCGAACAAAACGCTCGCTTTTGGGCATCTCAACCTGGGGGCGTTCACACTTACCACCGTAGGAGGAAACGGTTACGTCGTGAGTTTTTCCTCGGCCACGCTCACGGGCAATGGGACCATCGGCGGAAACTCGCAAGCGCCCATGATCCTTGGAGCCATTGGCGAGTCCGGCGGCTCGTACTCCCTCACTCTTAACAAGACGGGTGGAGGTGCAGGCACCCCCATCACCTTGACATCCGCCAGTACCTACACGGGCGGCACCAATTTAACGGGTGTGGCGGTGACCTTGCAGGACAAGGCAGCCTTTGGCACGGGCACCGTCAACGCTGGGGGCGGCACGGCTACTCTTCTGGCTTCCAAGGCCCTGACGGGGTCGGACAAAATTGCCAACAACTTCACCAATACCGCAGGAACCTTCGCCATTGGCGGCAGCAATGACATGGAATTTAGCGGGACATGGAACACGGCATCCAATCGCACCACTAACGTCACCAACACCGCAAAGACGATCTTCTCTGGCGCGGGTTCATCGGTGGGGATTCTCGGAGTGAGCACCGGCACCGGTTCTATCGAACTGGCCACCGATGTGAGCGCCGTCCAAATCAACGGGACCGGTGGCACGATCAATGCAACAGGGGGTGCCAAGCTCAAGATGAACGCCAATGCCGGCGACATAGGAACCAGCGGTGTTCTTACCATCAATGCAGAGATCGCCAATGGCACGTCCAACAGCATTGACTTCTGGAATAGCGGCGGAGGGACCGTCATTCTTCGCGGAGCAAACACTTGGACCGGTGTCACAAACATTCAAGGTGCCATCGTCGATGTCGTCTCGCTTAACAGCGTGGTTGGAGGCACGGCAAGCAGCAGCCTTGGGGCTCCCGTTTCAGTATCCGCAGGCACCATCAGCATCGGCTCGGCAACCCTCAATACCACCCTCAAGTACAGTGGTACTGGTGAGACAACGGACCGGGTGGTCAATCTGCTCTTAGGCAACGCCACCATTGAACATGCGGGCACAGGGCTCCTTAAGTTTACCAGCGGCTTTACTGCCACCGGCGGCGGAGAAAAGACCTTCACGCTGTCAGGCTCTTCCACGGGCGTCGGCGAGATTGCAGGTGCGATTGTTGACAACAGCACCATCAACAAAACCAATGTGAACGTGACGGGGCTCGCGACCTGGGTGCTCTCAGGAAACAACAGCTACACGGGGACAACCACGGTATCCGGGCGCATGCTGCAAGTAGGCCGACTGGGCTTCGGGGGGAGGACGGGCAGCGGTGCCGTGACCATCCAGTCCGGCGGCGCAATCTCAGGCACGGGTCTTGTCAATGGCGCGACCTTCACTGCGGAGAGCGGCTCCACCATTTACGCAGGTGACGGCACCGCCCAAAGCGATTATGGCACCCTGTCCTTCGAGGCCAAGACAGGCCCTGGTTACTTCGACTTCAAATCAGGCAGCAAGGTGATCCTTGGCATCAACCCCGGAGGCTTGGGAGACATGCTTGACTTCTCCAGCGTCTCCGATGGAACACTCATTTTCGATGGCGATCTCACCGTCACGGCAGAATCCTACTTGCCCGCCGCGGAGACCACCTTTGATCTCCTGGATTGGACCGGCATGAGCACGACCACCTTCAACTCCCGGTACTACGCCGCCTCTTACAGCGGCTTCCTGTTTGGAAATGGAGATGACAACCTTGGCTTTGACCTGCCAGACATCGCAGGCAGTGGCTATGCCTGGGACATCAGCCAGTTCGCCATCGATGGCACGATCTCGGCAGTAGCCATCCCAGAGCCCTCGCGGGCACTCTTGCTGCTCCTCGGGATGCTGGCATTCGCCGTGAAGCGCCGCAGGTAA
- a CDS encoding DUF1552 domain-containing protein codes for MNTPLNRRHFLRTSTALIALPTLDSLGFRRFASAAQSPASAPRPKRLVFLGFGWGVTEHSWYPKMDQPGSHYTLPEALEPLARHKADFSVVQGLLNKYNSNGHYGSTFWLTGANEFGVPGQSFHNTVSVDQVAGEYLGKDCRFESFVLDCGAAASGSGHGQGLSLSWDVRGKPIGGPKNPVEAFHRLFAKDTTPLAQQKALLAQRRSILDNALESARELQRNLSRTDNAKLDEYFQGIRDIESQLSRDERWLGVPHPKPTLDEPEANLAGYDEIKLMYSIMAAALQTDSTRVLTYRQPVSTLLTSLDVRIDAHTMSHYPGKGPEYLEVSKKRDLAQSTLLAGFLDQLKSIREPDGSCLLDHTTVAYGSNIRTGHNLDNCPTLLAGRGAGIKLGSNIVVSKDTPLCNAWLTLMQGSGVPVQRHGDSTGIIKQLLA; via the coding sequence ATGAACACCCCGCTCAATCGTCGTCACTTCCTGCGCACGAGCACGGCCCTCATTGCCCTGCCAACGCTCGATTCACTGGGCTTCCGACGCTTTGCATCGGCAGCGCAGAGTCCAGCCAGTGCCCCCCGTCCCAAGCGGCTCGTTTTTCTCGGGTTTGGCTGGGGGGTCACAGAGCACTCATGGTATCCCAAGATGGATCAACCAGGGAGCCATTACACTCTCCCTGAAGCTCTCGAACCGCTTGCGCGGCACAAGGCTGACTTCAGCGTGGTGCAGGGGTTGTTGAACAAATACAATTCGAACGGTCACTACGGCAGCACTTTCTGGCTCACGGGGGCGAACGAATTTGGAGTTCCAGGGCAGAGTTTTCACAACACCGTTTCGGTGGATCAAGTGGCGGGAGAGTATCTGGGGAAAGACTGTCGCTTTGAGTCCTTTGTCCTGGACTGCGGGGCGGCGGCGAGCGGATCCGGGCATGGGCAGGGTCTCTCTCTGTCCTGGGACGTTCGAGGAAAGCCCATTGGAGGTCCCAAGAATCCAGTGGAAGCGTTTCACCGTCTGTTTGCCAAGGACACGACCCCTCTGGCCCAGCAGAAGGCCCTGCTGGCGCAACGCCGGAGCATTCTTGACAATGCGCTGGAAAGCGCCCGGGAACTGCAACGAAACCTCTCCAGAACAGACAATGCCAAACTGGATGAGTACTTCCAGGGCATTCGCGACATCGAAAGCCAGTTGAGCCGTGACGAGCGCTGGCTCGGTGTGCCCCATCCCAAGCCAACTCTGGATGAGCCTGAGGCGAATCTCGCAGGCTATGACGAGATAAAGCTCATGTATTCGATCATGGCGGCGGCACTGCAGACTGACAGCACCCGGGTGCTCACCTACCGGCAGCCCGTCAGCACGTTGCTGACCAGTCTGGATGTTCGAATCGATGCTCATACGATGAGTCACTACCCTGGGAAGGGACCGGAATATCTTGAAGTGTCGAAAAAGAGAGACCTCGCTCAGAGCACGCTGCTCGCCGGGTTCTTGGATCAACTGAAGTCCATTCGCGAACCCGATGGCAGTTGCCTGCTTGACCACACCACGGTGGCGTATGGGAGCAATATCCGGACGGGTCACAATCTTGACAACTGCCCCACGCTGCTCGCTGGCCGGGGCGCGGGCATCAAGCTGGGCTCCAACATCGTCGTGTCAAAAGACACGCCTTTGTGCAATGCGTGGCTCACGCTGATGCAGGGTTCCGGGGTGCCCGTGCAACGTCACGGTGACAGCACCGGCATCATCAAACAACTTCTGGCGTAG